The genome window TGGTTTTTTAGTAATTGACTAAGGTGTCGATTACACTCAAGTTCGCGCTGATAAGATAATTCACAACTAGCATATGCTTCTTGACGCTGATGATTCCAGTATTTTAGATCGTCAATAGGGATTTTTTGTCCACTAACTGCACAAACAGTATAAGTTCCGTATTTAAGAATTTTATAACTGTTATTAAAATAATGAATTTTTGCTTCGCATTCGTTATGAAAGAACATATTTTATGGGCCCTTTTTATGTACTTATGAAAAAATAATGCATATAAAATGTTAGAGATATTTTATAGAGTTGAACTTAAATGAAGCAAGTAATTTTTAGCTAGAAGAGTTCATGAATTTTTATTTTCTACCAAAAAGGCGTTCTATGTCAGTGAGTTTAAGTTCAATATAAGTAGGGCGTCCGTGATTACATGTGCCTGAATTAGGTGTTGCTTCTATTTGTCGTAAAAGCGCATTCATTTCTTCAGGATGCAAAACACGTCCTGAACGTATTGAACTATGACAGGCCATAGTTGCCGCAACATGATCAAGCATTCCTTTTAAATTATCTACTGTATCATATTCAGCTGCTTCATCGGCAAGATCTTTGATTAAAGCTTTTACATTAATTTTTCCTAACATAGAAGGTGTTTCGTATACAGCAATTGCATCAATTCCAAAGGATTCAATTCCTAATCCAAATTTTTTCAAAGCATCTTTGTGAGATAAAAGGCACGTTGCATCTTCTTCAGAGAGTTCTACAATTTCAGGAATGAGTAATAACTGTGAAGGAAGTGGTTTACAATACAGAGCATTTTTAAGTGCTTCATAAACTAGTCTCTCGTGAGCAGCATGCTGATCCACAATGATAAGACTATCTTGAGTTTGAGCGACAATATAGTTTTTATGGATTTGGGCTCTTGCAGCTCCTAATGGATAATGTAATTCTTCTGATGTTGATATGTTGATTGTGGCCCGTGTATCACCACTTGGAGTGCTAAGAGGCTCCATAATAGGAATCGTATCTTCTTGTAAATCAATAGAACTATTTATATCTAATGGTCTATGAAATATTGATGTGAGCTCTGGTTCAAGATAACGTGGTTGTGCACCATGAGAAAAAGGTTGATGCATTTTTAAAGTTTTTAGAGGTTGTGTTCGAAATGCGGCTAACATTGCTTCAGATCCTGTTGAAGTAGGACGAATACCAATTTGATGCAATGCTTCATGGATTGCTCCAATGATTAAACCACGAATTAGATTTGGATCACGAAATCGTACGTCCATTTTTGTCGGATGCACATTGACGTCTACATCAGTGGGCGGTAAATTAATAAAAAGAATGGCTACAGCATGACGATCTCGAGCGATAACATCAGCATATGCTCCTCGGATTGCTCCCCATAAAAATTTATCACGCACTGGGCGCCCATTAACATAAGCAAATTGATGAAGGCTGTTACTGCGATTAAAAGATGGCAAACCGACAAAACCAGTTAGATGAACAGATTCACGTTTAGCATCAAGGGTAAGACTGTTTGGAGCAAATTCTTTTCCCATAATTTGGGTAATACGTTGTAATTGTCCTTTGGTATTTTGTTCCATAGCAGGGAATTCCATGGGTACCCGATCTATACCTGCAAGAGAAAAACGGATATTTGGAAAGGCGATTGCAATTCGTTTAATTGTATCAGTGATAGAATTTGTTTCGGCACGATCAGATTTCATAAACTTCAGTCGTGCTGGTGTAATAAAAAAGAGATCACGAACTTCAACAATAGTTCCAGGATTAGCAGCAGAGGGTTTTGGTCCTTCAATTTTCCCCGCATTAACAATAATTTCAGCTGCGCTATCGGAATTTTGTGTTCGTGAGATTAGTTTAAGTTTTGAAACAGAAGCAATAGAGGGCAATGCTTCTCCACGGAAACCAAGGAAACAAATATTATGTACATCATCAGTAATTTTAGATGTACAATGACGAGAAATTGCTAAAGTTAACTGATCTTCTGGAATACCGCAGCCATTGTCACTCACTCTTATCAGGCTTTTTCCGCCATTTGCTATGACAATCTCGATACGACTTGCTCCTGCATCAATAGCATTTTCAACAAGCTCTTTAACAACATTAGCAGGTCGTTCAATAACTTCACCCGCTGCAATTTGATTAATAATAGTTTCGCTAAGATGACGTATAATCATATTTAAATTTTAACAAGCTTCCTTTTTACTGTATAGAACTTTGAACTAATAATAATATTTATCAACTTTTACGCAAGGAAAAAGCTGAAAATATATTCTAGGAGTGAGGTATATAAGCTTTTAGTAAAAAGTTATCGATGATGGATATCCAGAGTTCCTCCTATTAGTGAATGCTTTGCCGAATGCCGTTTTATAGTTTAAAGTCATTAATTGTGATTGTGAACCAAATTATTAAATTAAGAATAGAATCATTTTGTTATCTTTGAAAAGGCTTGCCTCGATCAATAATACCAGTAAAAAGAGATAAAAAGACGGAAGGCAATATGATGCGTATGAATGGTATTCTTGCAGATAGTGATATACGAGCTTTAGTTAACAATGGTACTGTTAATGCTATTTACTCGCTTGATAAGGATCAAATACAACCTGCAAGTCTTGATTTACGTTTGGGGGATAAGGCATATCGTATACGGGCTTCTTTTATGCCAGGGCTTGATGCGAAAGTTATTGATAAACTTGAACGATTAAAGCTGCACGAATTTGATTTGCAAGATGGAGCGGTTTTAGAAACGGGTTGTGTTTATATCGTTCCTCTTTTGGAAAATTTAGCTTTACCGAAAGTTCTTTCTGCGGTTGCTAATCCAAAAAGTTCTACGGGACGATTGGATGTTTTTACCCGTGTGATTTCAGATTATGCTCAGGAATTTGATAAAATTTGTATAGGTTATCATGGGCCACTTTATCTTGAAATTAGTCCACGAACATTTCCGATTTTGGTTCGTACAGGGTCGCGTTTATCACAACTTCGATTTCGTAAGGGACATAGTTATTTAAAAGAAGTTGAATTGTACGATTTGCATAAAAATGAAATGCTTGTATCTGATGATACTCCTAATATTAATGATGATGGTATTGGAATTTCCATTAATTTAGAAGGTAATGAAAACGGACTTATGGGGTATCGTGGTAAACGTCATACCGGTGTTATTGATATTGATAAAAGCGCTATTGCTCATATTTTAGATTTTTGGGAACCTATTTACGATCATGGAACAAGAGAAATTGTTCTTGATCCCCATGAATTTTATATTTTAGCTTCAAGAGAAGCTATTCATGTTCCTCCCTTTTATGCTGCTGAAATGAAACCATTTGATCCCTTAGTTGGAGAATTTAGAGTGCATTATGCAGGTTTTTTTGATCCAGGATTTGGGAATATGGAAATAAGTAGAAAAGGAGCACGTGCAGTCTTAGAAGTGCGGAACCACGAAGTTCCATTTATCTTAGAGCATGGCCAAATTATCGGCCGCTTGGTTTATGAACATATGCTTAATCGGCCAATGAAACTTTATGGGGGTGATATTGGTTCACATTATCAAGAACAAGGATTAAAATTATCTAAGCATTTTAAATGAGTTTATCACAATATAGATTTTAATAAATTTTGATAAAATATATACAAGAGATTTATCTTTTTAAAAAGCTTTTTATATTTTATCTGGAGTAATGGTATTACATAGGGTGTTACTATGATTATTTCTTCAACATTTGATTATCGCAAAGCAGCAAAATGCCGCTTACCTTCTTTCTTGTTTAATTATATTGATGGTGGTGCTTATGCTGAAGAAACAATGCGGCGTAATTGTACAGATCTTCAAGAACTTGCATTACGTCAACGGATTTTAAAGCAGGTTGGTGATGTTGATCTTTCAACTGAGATTTTGGGTCAGAAACTTGGTATGCCAATTGTGCTTGCACCTGTTGGGTTAACTGGTATGTATGCACGTCGTGGTGAAGTAAAAGCTGCACGTGCAGCTGTTGCGAAATGTATTCCTTTTACTTTATCCTCAGTTTCAGTTTGTCCTATTTCAGAAGTACAAGCAGCGGTTGGAAAAGAGTTTTGGTTCCAACTCTATGTTCTCAAGGATCGTGGGTTTATGCGTGATGCATTGGAAAGATCGTGGGCCGCTGGTGTTCGTACATTGGTTTTTACAGTTGATATGCCGGTTCCTGGAGCACGTTATCGTGATGCTCATTCAGGAATGTCTGGACCTTATGCTGGATTTCGCCGTATTGTACAAACTATTTTTCGTCCACATTGGGCTTGGAATGTTGGTATTATGGGGCGTCCACATGATCTTGGAAATGTTTCTGCCTATCTTAAGAAAAAAACGACACTAAAAGATTATATTGGTTGGCTTGGTGCAAACTTTGATCCATCAATTAGCTGGGGTGATTTGCAATGGATTAGAGACTTTTGGAAAGGAAAAATGATTTTAAAAGGTATTCTCGATCCAGAGGATGCACTTGAGGCAATACGATTTGGAGCTGATGGTATTGTTGTGTCCAATCACGGTGGACGTCAGCTTGATGGTGTGTTGTCAACTGCACGAGCATTGCCGAAAATTGCGGATGTTGTAAAAGGTGATTTAACCATTTTAGTTGATTCTGGTATTCGTTCTGGTCTTGATGTTGTTCGTATGATAGCACAAGGTGCAGATGCTGTTATGATCGGTCGTGCTTTTGTTTATGCCCTTGCTGCAGCAGGTGAGCAAGGTGTTACCTATCTCCTTGAACTTTTTGCTCAAGAAATGCGTGTAGCTATGACATTAACTGGTGTTCATACAGTTAAAGAAATTACACGTGAGAACTTAGTCAGTCCAGAGAGTTTACAAGGATGATTAAGATAATAAAAGTTTAGCGCTATAGGCTTCGCAAAGTTATTTTGATTAAATGCGAGAATAGTACAATGTAATATTTGTTTGATTTCTTTCTGATATTATCAATAATTTTTAAAAAATTTCATAATATGTTTTAAATATATTATTTCATTTTCTTTTTACAAAGAGATAGTAATTTTTTCTACAGATTAAATCTATTCAATAAAAATAATTAAGTTTAGCGTTTTATGTTTTGTTTAGAAGATTATACAATTGGCTCTGAAATCAAAGTCTAAAACCCTATAAGGCTAGTCGTGTTTCGATGTGGCATGTAGATAACTTTTTCATTATAAAAAATTAATTCTGGAATATTGTGACTCTAATTCAAAATTTGGTCTGTAATTTAATTTTAAGTACGGATTTATTAAATTCTAATAATTAGATATCAAACTGCTTAAATAAATCGTCAATGTTTTAAGCATAAATAACATCTTCATTTCTATTTGTTTTGAAAATATTTAATCATTGCAGTCCTCAGAGAAGGACCATGTTAGTTGGTAT of Bartonella sp. JB63 contains these proteins:
- a CDS encoding DUF2093 domain-containing protein — protein: MFFHNECEAKIHYFNNSYKILKYGTYTVCAVSGQKIPIDDLKYWNHQRQEAYASCELSYQRELECNRHLSQLLKNHKSL
- the mutL gene encoding DNA mismatch repair endonuclease MutL; the encoded protein is MIIRHLSETIINQIAAGEVIERPANVVKELVENAIDAGASRIEIVIANGGKSLIRVSDNGCGIPEDQLTLAISRHCTSKITDDVHNICFLGFRGEALPSIASVSKLKLISRTQNSDSAAEIIVNAGKIEGPKPSAANPGTIVEVRDLFFITPARLKFMKSDRAETNSITDTIKRIAIAFPNIRFSLAGIDRVPMEFPAMEQNTKGQLQRITQIMGKEFAPNSLTLDAKRESVHLTGFVGLPSFNRSNSLHQFAYVNGRPVRDKFLWGAIRGAYADVIARDRHAVAILFINLPPTDVDVNVHPTKMDVRFRDPNLIRGLIIGAIHEALHQIGIRPTSTGSEAMLAAFRTQPLKTLKMHQPFSHGAQPRYLEPELTSIFHRPLDINSSIDLQEDTIPIMEPLSTPSGDTRATINISTSEELHYPLGAARAQIHKNYIVAQTQDSLIIVDQHAAHERLVYEALKNALYCKPLPSQLLLIPEIVELSEEDATCLLSHKDALKKFGLGIESFGIDAIAVYETPSMLGKINVKALIKDLADEAAEYDTVDNLKGMLDHVAATMACHSSIRSGRVLHPEEMNALLRQIEATPNSGTCNHGRPTYIELKLTDIERLFGRK
- a CDS encoding 2'-deoxycytidine 5'-triphosphate deaminase; the protein is MMRMNGILADSDIRALVNNGTVNAIYSLDKDQIQPASLDLRLGDKAYRIRASFMPGLDAKVIDKLERLKLHEFDLQDGAVLETGCVYIVPLLENLALPKVLSAVANPKSSTGRLDVFTRVISDYAQEFDKICIGYHGPLYLEISPRTFPILVRTGSRLSQLRFRKGHSYLKEVELYDLHKNEMLVSDDTPNINDDGIGISINLEGNENGLMGYRGKRHTGVIDIDKSAIAHILDFWEPIYDHGTREIVLDPHEFYILASREAIHVPPFYAAEMKPFDPLVGEFRVHYAGFFDPGFGNMEISRKGARAVLEVRNHEVPFILEHGQIIGRLVYEHMLNRPMKLYGGDIGSHYQEQGLKLSKHFK
- the lldD gene encoding FMN-dependent L-lactate dehydrogenase LldD, which gives rise to MIISSTFDYRKAAKCRLPSFLFNYIDGGAYAEETMRRNCTDLQELALRQRILKQVGDVDLSTEILGQKLGMPIVLAPVGLTGMYARRGEVKAARAAVAKCIPFTLSSVSVCPISEVQAAVGKEFWFQLYVLKDRGFMRDALERSWAAGVRTLVFTVDMPVPGARYRDAHSGMSGPYAGFRRIVQTIFRPHWAWNVGIMGRPHDLGNVSAYLKKKTTLKDYIGWLGANFDPSISWGDLQWIRDFWKGKMILKGILDPEDALEAIRFGADGIVVSNHGGRQLDGVLSTARALPKIADVVKGDLTILVDSGIRSGLDVVRMIAQGADAVMIGRAFVYALAAAGEQGVTYLLELFAQEMRVAMTLTGVHTVKEITRENLVSPESLQG